One genomic window of Salvelinus alpinus chromosome 9, SLU_Salpinus.1, whole genome shotgun sequence includes the following:
- the LOC139584576 gene encoding S-adenosylhomocysteine hydrolase-like protein 1 isoform X2, with the protein MAKWEPSTSPAFQPPHWMQIQFADQKQEFNKRLTKTGRHSLSRSLSHSSTDSYSSAASYTDSSEDEMSPRDRQQRSSKGHQDFCIKNIKQADFGRREIEIAEQEMPALMALRKRSGGEKPLVGAKVVGCTHITAQTAVLMETLSALGAQCRWAACNIYSTQNAVAAALAEGGFSVFAWKGESEDDFWWCIDRCVSLEAWQPNMILDDGGDLTHWIFKKYPNMFKMIKGIVEESVTGVHRLYQLSKAGRLCIPAMNVNDSITKQKFDNLYCCRESILDGLKRSTDVMFGGKQVVVCGYGEVGKGCSAALKAMGSVVNVTEVDPICALQACMDGFRLVKLNEVIRQVDLVITCTGNKNVVAREYLDRMKNGCIVCNMGHSNTEIDVVSLRTPELTWEKVRSQVDHVIWPDGKRIILLAEGRLLNLSCSTVPTFVLSITATTQALALIELYNAPEGRYKQDVYLLPKKMDEFVASLHLPTFDAHLTELTDEQGKYLGLSKTGPFKPNYYRY; encoded by the exons ATGGCTAAGTGGGAACCTTCCACCAGCCCTGCCTTCCAACCACCACATTGGATg cAAATCCAGTTTGCTGATCAGAAGCAGGAGTTTAACAAACGTCTCACTAAGACCGGTCGTCACTCCCTGTCCCGCTCCCTCTCCCATTCCTCCACAGACAGCTACAGCTCAG CTGCGTCGTACACAGACAGTTCAGAGGATGAGATGTCTCCTAGAGACAGGCAGCAGAGGAGCTCTAAGGGACATCAAGACTTCTGCATCAAGAACATCAAACAGGCCGACTTTGGACGCAGGGAGATCGAGATTGCTGAACAAG AGATGCCAGCTCTGATGGCCCTGAGAAAGAGATCAGGAGGAGAGAAACCGCTGGTTGGAGCTAAAGTAGTGGGCTGTACTCACATCACCGCTCAGACCGCT GTCTTGATGGAGACTCTGTCTGCGTTGGGGGCTCAGTGTCGCTGGGCAGCCTGTAACATCTACTCCACCCAGAACGCTGTGGCTGCAGCTCTGGCTGAGGGAG gcttcTCTGTGTTTGCATGGAAGGGGGAGTCGGAGGATGACTTCTGGTGGTGTATTGACCGCTGTGTCAGCCTGGAGGCCTGGCAGCCCaatatg ATCCTGGATGACGGGGGAGACCTGACCCACTGGATCTTTAAGAAATACCCCAACATGTTCAAGATGATCAAGGGGATCGTGGAAGAGAGTGTCACAGGGGTTCACAG GCTGTACCAGCTGTCCAAGGCAGGGAGACTGTGTATCCCTGCTATGAACGTCAATGACTCCATTACTAAACAGAAGTTTGACAACCTCTACTGCTGCAGGGAGTCCATACTGGATGG GTTGAAACGCTCTACAGATGTGATGTTCGGGGGAAAGCAGGTGGTGGTGTGTGGCTATGGAGAG gTTGGTAAAGGTTGCTCTGCCGCTCTGAAGGCCATGGGCTCAGTAGTGAACGTCACAGAGGTGGACCCCATATGTGCCCTGCAGGCCTg CATGGATGGCTTCAGACTGGTCAAGCTCAATGAGGTCATCAGACAGGTGGACCTGGTCATCACCTGCACAG GCAACAAGAATGTGGTAGCAAGAGAGTACCTGGACAGGATGAAGAACGGCTGCATCGTCTGTAACATGGGACACTCCAACACTGAGATAGACGTG GTGAGTCTGCGGACCCCAGAGTTGACCTGGGAGAAAGTGAGATCACAGGTGGACCATGTCATCTGGCCCGATGGCAAGAGAATAATCTTACTGGCTgaa gGTCGTCTGTTGAATCTGAGCTGCTCCACGGTGCCCACCTTCGTCCTCTCCATCACCGCCACCacacag GCACTGGCTCTGATAGAGCTTTACAACGCCCCAGAGGGACGATACAAACAAGACGTCTACCTTCTGCCCAAAAAGATGG atgaGTTTGTGGCCAGTCTCCACCTGCCAACGTTTGATGCCCACCTCACAGAGCTGACTGATGAGCAGGGCAAATACCTGGGCCTCAGCAAGACCGGACCCTTTAAACCTAACTACTACAG ATACTAA